A region from the Aquimarina sp. ERC-38 genome encodes:
- a CDS encoding gliding motility-associated C-terminal domain-containing protein, which yields MNIILYINLLILSSVSLIGQQAFHNFGPIRIHEMGQVGFHTDVINDGAFNQNLGFTGFYNLDMLTVSGSVRPEFYEMEIDVRGDLFLEVAVGVTNFNTFTNGKVFTPRDDKFVSLDFLQDAFHINADDERHVDGYSTLNGFLNFTFPIGDDFRIRPLRIEDEAAITTSRAAYFFEDPNRPFSFPGTYDTSNYEELLYGISIFEFWDLDGDIATPVTLTWDDNSNIPTLVDNLEDLRVVGWDIKEKRWINLGNANYSGTIDEGEITSDLIIPDNYAILTFGSSSSLLDGDLEIYTAVSPNNDGKNDFFRIDGLGRYPSNKIMVYNRWGVLVYQRDNYHLVQDTDGFKGLSEGRSTINADQELPVGTYYYVLQIEGGKDRAGYIYINK from the coding sequence ATGAATATAATATTATACATTAACTTACTTATACTTAGTTCTGTTTCTTTAATCGGACAACAGGCTTTTCATAATTTCGGACCCATACGTATTCATGAGATGGGTCAGGTTGGTTTTCATACGGATGTAATTAATGACGGTGCTTTTAATCAGAATTTAGGTTTTACTGGTTTTTATAATTTAGATATGCTCACGGTTTCCGGTTCTGTACGACCGGAATTTTATGAGATGGAAATTGACGTACGAGGAGATCTTTTCTTGGAAGTTGCTGTAGGTGTAACTAATTTCAATACATTTACTAATGGTAAAGTTTTTACTCCCAGGGATGATAAATTCGTATCCTTAGACTTTTTACAGGATGCCTTTCATATCAATGCGGATGACGAAAGACATGTAGATGGGTATTCAACTTTAAATGGTTTTTTAAACTTTACTTTTCCTATCGGGGACGACTTTCGAATTAGACCTTTGCGTATAGAAGATGAAGCAGCTATTACTACCTCTAGGGCAGCTTACTTTTTTGAAGACCCAAACCGTCCTTTTTCCTTTCCAGGTACCTACGATACGAGTAATTATGAAGAATTACTATACGGTATCAGCATTTTTGAATTTTGGGATTTGGATGGAGATATTGCCACCCCGGTTACTTTAACCTGGGATGATAATAGTAATATACCAACACTAGTCGATAATCTGGAAGACCTACGAGTAGTAGGTTGGGATATTAAAGAAAAAAGATGGATCAACCTGGGTAATGCGAACTACAGTGGTACGATTGACGAAGGAGAAATTACCTCAGACCTGATCATTCCTGATAACTATGCCATCCTTACTTTTGGATCATCCAGTAGCCTCTTAGATGGAGATTTAGAAATTTATACAGCGGTTTCACCTAATAATGATGGTAAAAATGACTTCTTTAGAATAGATGGATTGGGTAGATATCCTTCTAATAAAATCATGGTATATAACCGATGGGGGGTACTGGTATATCAAAGAGACAACTATCACCTGGTACAAGATACCGACGGTTTTAAAGGTTTATCCGAAGGACGTAGTACAATAAATGCAGATCAGGAGTTACCCGTAGGAACTTATTATTATGTACTTCAAATTGAAGGTGGAAAAGACCGAGCCGGTTATATTTATATCAATAAGTAA
- a CDS encoding beta strand repeat-containing protein — translation MIVPIKTNIKYLTILMTLSFVTITQNLWSQDTYRDNFNGVSYNRNNGNQNWNGAWYEGNGETTDPNNGRIRIVNNQLRFRNLDNAFIGRNVDLSGYEVAILTLNYNRTNGSENILLWLLDGTGNFQSIQPILTGNTGTFTYFIPAIYLHTNSAIAFNSATGDWGDNNTIFFDNVQITAYDATISINNVSVTEDVGSTNFTVSLEGNTAAFSIDYNFTNGTATNTNDFNGTNGTLNFNANASQTRTINAPIINDTAIENDELFLVNLTNLSNGNVYILKDEGRGNIIDNDGFIIEDGITVNSCNNGFADTGGTNANYSDNENITFTICPDSADRYVEVLFNSFDLENGFDFLRVYNGTSTSAPLIGAFTGTTIPTGIISGDSSGCLTFQFISDNIINNAGWDATINCKEQFLEVSDLTVNENAGTATFTITLIGSNTASPFTVDYQTQDGTALADSDYVSVNGSLNFNGTTGQSRTVTVPIINNNIGEDDEVFSLVLSNSSNTNVGLSNGTATITDDGDTPVNANVPLTLFDEFNGYYDYALTGDTFRNSASDLCSIKNSSNNINLTTVIPGTATIRKAYLLWSHSGDSADDVVTFEGQQVSAFLVNKSSIANRQFYGMVGDVTNIINNIPDPSSNLYDFSGLSIDTSNFYCGAGVTYGGWSLMIFYTDPSFPAVGINFYNGFNSQQGTASTSSSTNYTLDGFYAIDSMGAKTTVLSWEGDVGLANNESLTISNGAGTVVDAKLIGDGNNNGTSIDNPFNSTLFDNTDGTTVNRTTLGMDLDTYDISPFIAAGESSVTTTVNVGQDFVILNAVLLKVPSNLISGFVFEDVNYPGGNGRNMASSSGLPVANAVVELYDNTGTFLEDTTTDASGEYTFGGMADGTYSVRVVNNTVKSNRGGGATCTTCLPVQTFTSDYLASAISEITTKIGGENPGGTDGAAGNLTNAQSIGNVTINSEGAVNLNFGFNFNTIVNTNASGQGSLRQFVINSNALDENGLNIEANSIFNPNPGEDVSIFMIPPTGDPLGRTADSNFNAGYFDIHQNTAAIPIITDNNAHVDGRTQTAFSGDTNIGTAVTNGSVVGTSATTLPSYDRPEIQVRRNGGDVFKIRASNTVIRNLSVFGGNRRAIRHDSGTNNLILQNFLGADATGVRGTVTVTTYMDEGVEIRNGEVVVDGNYIAFATDQGVFINGGNSALIQNNYLTDNGFAGCGFNLDIRGGNTIRIENNWIENAASYGINENIGRVIILNNTITENGGKASCANKAGIRLNRGNSEVSENIIYANGGSGIIITNPNLAGNRISQNSIYANGTATPSLGIDINNNGVTKNDTGDADGGPNGSLNFPIIESATLSGSNLRIIGWARPGTLIEVFSTDIQEASANPGDNTINGPVGTVSRDYGEGQIYLGSGTEGSSLDTENTASSYNDVDGNQDNTNKFHLLIPLSQSISVGSLITATGTLNSSTSEFSPEYIVKSGRLITNRRITYRTTPPTN, via the coding sequence ATGATCGTTCCTATAAAAACGAATATAAAATACCTGACTATTCTAATGACTTTAAGTTTTGTGACCATTACTCAAAACTTATGGAGCCAGGATACTTATAGAGATAATTTTAATGGTGTTAGTTACAATAGAAACAACGGAAACCAAAATTGGAACGGAGCCTGGTATGAAGGAAATGGAGAAACTACGGATCCTAATAACGGTAGAATACGGATTGTCAATAATCAATTACGATTTAGAAATTTAGATAATGCGTTTATAGGTAGAAATGTCGATTTATCCGGTTATGAGGTAGCCATACTTACTTTAAACTATAACCGTACGAATGGAAGTGAAAATATACTGCTATGGTTACTGGACGGAACTGGTAACTTTCAATCCATTCAGCCTATTTTAACTGGAAATACCGGAACTTTTACTTATTTTATCCCTGCTATTTATTTACATACAAATAGTGCCATCGCTTTTAACTCCGCTACAGGAGATTGGGGAGATAATAATACTATATTTTTTGATAATGTTCAGATAACTGCGTATGATGCTACTATCTCCATTAATAATGTATCAGTGACTGAAGATGTTGGATCGACTAACTTTACCGTTTCTTTAGAAGGAAATACTGCTGCCTTTTCTATTGACTATAATTTTACCAATGGAACGGCTACCAATACGAATGATTTCAACGGTACTAATGGAACTTTAAATTTTAACGCCAATGCTAGCCAAACTCGAACTATTAACGCACCTATTATTAATGATACTGCTATTGAGAATGATGAATTATTCTTAGTAAATTTAACTAACTTATCTAATGGGAATGTCTATATTTTAAAAGATGAAGGTCGTGGGAATATTATTGATAATGACGGATTTATTATTGAAGATGGGATTACTGTAAACAGCTGTAATAATGGTTTTGCAGATACGGGAGGAACAAATGCTAATTACAGCGATAACGAAAATATAACCTTTACCATATGCCCTGATAGTGCAGATAGATATGTTGAAGTACTTTTTAATAGTTTTGATCTTGAAAATGGCTTTGATTTTTTACGTGTATATAATGGTACTTCCACCTCTGCTCCTCTTATAGGTGCTTTTACAGGTACCACTATTCCTACCGGAATTATATCAGGGGATTCTTCAGGATGTTTAACTTTTCAATTTATCTCAGATAATATTATAAACAACGCAGGTTGGGATGCAACTATAAATTGTAAGGAACAATTTTTAGAAGTATCAGATCTTACAGTTAATGAAAATGCAGGTACGGCAACTTTTACCATAACGCTCATTGGTTCCAATACTGCCTCCCCTTTTACCGTAGACTATCAAACGCAAGATGGAACTGCCCTGGCAGATTCTGATTATGTTTCGGTAAATGGTTCTTTAAATTTTAACGGTACTACCGGACAATCCCGAACAGTAACTGTTCCAATCATAAATAATAATATTGGAGAGGATGATGAAGTGTTTAGTCTGGTCTTAAGTAATTCTAGTAATACCAATGTTGGTCTTAGCAATGGAACAGCTACCATTACGGATGACGGGGATACCCCGGTTAATGCTAACGTACCTTTAACTTTATTTGATGAGTTTAATGGCTATTATGATTATGCCCTAACGGGAGATACCTTTAGAAATAGCGCAAGTGATCTATGCTCAATTAAGAATAGTTCTAATAATATTAATTTAACTACGGTCATTCCTGGAACGGCTACGATAAGAAAAGCCTATCTTTTATGGTCACATTCGGGTGATTCAGCTGATGATGTAGTTACTTTTGAAGGTCAACAGGTATCAGCATTTTTGGTAAATAAGTCTTCTATTGCAAACAGACAATTTTATGGAATGGTAGGAGATGTTACAAATATTATTAACAATATACCTGACCCTTCTTCTAACCTATATGACTTTTCAGGCTTATCTATTGATACCAGTAATTTTTATTGCGGAGCAGGAGTTACTTATGGAGGGTGGTCACTTATGATATTTTATACGGACCCTTCTTTCCCGGCAGTAGGAATCAACTTTTATAATGGATTTAATAGTCAACAGGGAACCGCCAGTACCAGCTCTTCTACTAATTATACCCTTGATGGATTTTATGCTATCGATTCTATGGGAGCTAAAACTACGGTGTTATCCTGGGAAGGAGACGTAGGTCTTGCCAATAATGAATCCTTAACCATTTCAAATGGTGCCGGAACTGTTGTAGATGCTAAACTTATAGGTGATGGAAATAATAACGGTACTTCGATCGACAATCCTTTCAATTCTACTCTATTCGATAATACGGACGGAACTACGGTGAATAGAACAACGCTGGGAATGGATCTGGATACGTACGATATTTCTCCTTTTATTGCAGCCGGAGAATCATCAGTAACGACTACGGTTAACGTAGGTCAGGATTTTGTGATTTTAAATGCTGTATTATTGAAAGTACCTAGTAATCTTATCTCAGGATTTGTATTTGAAGATGTAAACTATCCTGGAGGAAATGGAAGAAATATGGCTTCCTCTTCAGGACTACCGGTAGCTAATGCCGTGGTCGAATTGTATGATAATACCGGAACCTTTTTAGAAGACACCACTACGGACGCTTCCGGAGAATATACTTTTGGGGGTATGGCAGATGGAACCTACTCAGTTAGGGTAGTTAACAATACAGTAAAGTCTAATCGTGGTGGAGGCGCTACTTGTACAACATGTTTACCTGTACAAACCTTTACCTCTGATTATCTTGCTAGTGCTATCTCTGAAATTACTACAAAAATAGGTGGAGAAAATCCGGGAGGTACAGATGGTGCCGCTGGTAACCTGACAAATGCACAATCTATTGGAAATGTTACAATAAATAGCGAAGGAGCTGTTAATTTAAATTTTGGTTTTAATTTTAATACAATTGTAAATACTAATGCCAGCGGACAGGGTTCTTTACGACAATTCGTAATCAATTCAAATGCACTGGATGAAAATGGATTAAATATTGAAGCGAATTCTATTTTTAACCCTAACCCCGGGGAAGATGTTTCTATTTTTATGATCCCCCCTACCGGAGATCCGCTAGGTCGAACAGCTGATTCTAATTTTAATGCCGGATACTTTGACATTCATCAAAATACCGCTGCAATTCCAATAATTACTGATAATAATGCTCATGTAGACGGAAGGACACAAACTGCTTTTTCCGGAGATACAAATATAGGAACTGCGGTAACTAACGGTTCTGTTGTAGGAACTAGTGCAACAACTTTACCATCATATGACAGACCGGAGATACAGGTAAGGAGAAACGGAGGTGATGTTTTTAAAATACGAGCTTCTAATACGGTAATTAGGAACCTATCCGTTTTTGGTGGGAACCGGCGTGCCATACGGCATGATTCCGGAACTAATAATTTAATCTTACAAAATTTTTTAGGAGCCGATGCTACTGGAGTAAGGGGGACAGTTACCGTAACTACTTATATGGATGAAGGTGTTGAAATCCGTAATGGAGAAGTGGTAGTAGATGGGAATTATATTGCTTTTGCTACGGATCAAGGTGTTTTTATAAACGGCGGAAACTCTGCCCTTATACAAAATAACTATCTGACTGATAATGGATTTGCAGGATGTGGATTTAACCTTGATATTAGGGGTGGTAATACGATAAGAATAGAAAATAACTGGATTGAAAATGCTGCCTCTTATGGAATCAATGAAAATATTGGAAGGGTAATTATCTTAAATAATACTATAACAGAGAATGGTGGAAAAGCTAGTTGTGCTAATAAAGCCGGAATCCGTTTAAATCGTGGTAATTCGGAAGTCAGTGAAAATATAATATATGCTAATGGTGGATCCGGTATTATAATTACAAATCCAAATTTAGCAGGGAATCGTATCTCGCAAAATTCTATTTATGCAAACGGAACTGCAACTCCTAGTCTGGGTATTGATATTAATAATAATGGTGTTACAAAAAATGATACTGGCGATGCTGATGGCGGACCCAATGGTTCTTTAAACTTTCCTATCATAGAAAGTGCTACGTTATCCGGCTCAAACTTAAGAATTATAGGATGGGCTCGACCCGGGACATTGATCGAGGTTTTTAGTACAGATATTCAAGAAGCATCCGCTAATCCTGGAGATAATACTATTAATGGTCCTGTAGGAACTGTTTCCAGGGATTATGGTGAAGGACAGATATATCTGGGAAGTGGTACTGAAGGTAGTAGTCTGGATACTGAAAATACAGCGTCTTCTTATAATGATGTAGATGGAAATCAAGATAACACTAATAAATTTCATCTGTTAATCCCCCTATCCCAATCAATATCCGTAGGTAGTTTGATTACCGCAACTGGAACTCTAAACTCGAGCACTTCAGAATTTTCACCGGAATATATTGTAAAAAGCGGGCGCTTAATTACAAACCGTAGAATCACCTATAGAACTACGCCCCCTACAAACTAA